Proteins encoded together in one Nocardioides marinisabuli window:
- a CDS encoding PucR family transcriptional regulator, translating into MTLFVLEESSASQVEAWVERTAYTILEEVPELASRPGLPEGIEAAIREHWTGFLDQLTQPQTAFVLVPTAVHIARESAQTSLPLETLNRVYRIAQQSTWGYVTDLIAEIDDARSERTELLIFLWERASDWIDRSINETSRIYHEARRRIEIGQNARWMETVSRVLDGEALDIRRLSAELGGYPMTGYHTAFILAAGEEQDAVESLEESCRHLAAEAGLRPPLVVRPGGRQAWMWTSTSRQLTPDAELTLSNSPVGDLRVLVGPSRPGLAGFASSHQLARRTLDIVHPDKRGVFLHAHHEALVLLGCNEEVDDFMRRTLGNLAGHAVHEVSLRKTVARYLALGGSIDRTAAELSVHRNTIRYRLQKATTLLGRDLGPTSSEVALALRHLELSHNGQLAP; encoded by the coding sequence GTGACACTCTTTGTCCTCGAAGAGTCGAGCGCCAGCCAGGTTGAGGCTTGGGTGGAGCGCACCGCCTACACGATCCTGGAGGAGGTCCCGGAACTGGCTTCCCGACCCGGCCTGCCCGAGGGGATCGAAGCAGCGATCCGCGAACACTGGACCGGCTTCCTCGACCAACTGACGCAGCCGCAAACGGCCTTCGTCCTGGTTCCTACCGCCGTACACATCGCGCGCGAATCGGCACAGACGTCGCTCCCGCTCGAGACCCTCAATCGCGTATACCGCATCGCACAGCAGAGCACGTGGGGCTATGTCACAGATCTGATCGCCGAGATCGACGATGCCCGATCCGAGCGGACAGAACTGCTGATTTTCCTGTGGGAGCGAGCGTCCGACTGGATCGATCGCTCCATCAACGAGACCAGTCGGATCTACCACGAGGCGCGCCGTCGCATTGAGATCGGGCAGAACGCGCGCTGGATGGAAACGGTGTCACGGGTGCTGGACGGAGAGGCGCTGGACATCCGGCGACTCTCTGCCGAGCTGGGGGGATATCCCATGACGGGGTACCACACTGCCTTCATCCTGGCAGCCGGCGAGGAGCAGGATGCTGTCGAGTCGCTCGAGGAATCGTGCCGACATCTGGCGGCGGAGGCGGGGCTGCGGCCGCCGCTGGTAGTGCGTCCGGGCGGCCGTCAGGCCTGGATGTGGACTTCGACCAGTCGACAGCTGACCCCCGACGCGGAGCTGACGCTGTCCAACAGCCCTGTTGGCGATCTGCGTGTCCTTGTAGGGCCGAGTAGACCTGGGCTGGCTGGTTTCGCGTCCTCTCATCAACTGGCTCGGAGGACACTGGACATCGTGCATCCCGACAAGCGGGGCGTCTTCCTCCACGCTCATCACGAAGCCCTCGTGCTCCTCGGATGCAACGAGGAGGTGGACGACTTCATGCGGCGCACACTAGGCAACTTGGCCGGCCATGCGGTCCATGAGGTCAGCCTCCGGAAGACCGTCGCGAGGTATCTGGCTCTGGGCGGCAGCATCGATCGGACGGCAGCTGAACTCTCAGTGCACCGCAACACCATTCGCTACCGGCTCCAGAAGGCGACCACCCTCCTCGGCCGCGATCTGGGG
- a CDS encoding MlaE family ABC transporter permease codes for MFVQALSTFGDFYSFTGNVFKQMFTRRFQFREFVSQAWFLTTVSFAPAILVAIPFCVVIIFQVNQLLIQIGAVDLAGAGAAVAVVREIGPIVSVLVVAGAGATAICADLGSRKIRDEIDAMVTLGIDPIQRLVVPRVLASMLVGVALNGVVTVVGIVGGYIFSVVLQGATPGLYVSDLTLLVGLADFITSEIKAAVFGMLAGLTACYLGLNAKGGPKGVGDAVNQTVVFAFMLLFAANSVISAIFLQIKLGA; via the coding sequence GTGTTCGTCCAGGCGCTGAGCACGTTCGGCGACTTCTATTCGTTCACCGGCAATGTCTTCAAGCAGATGTTCACCCGTCGCTTCCAGTTCCGCGAGTTCGTCTCCCAGGCATGGTTCCTCACGACCGTCTCCTTCGCGCCGGCCATCCTGGTCGCCATCCCCTTCTGCGTCGTGATCATCTTCCAGGTCAACCAGTTGCTGATCCAGATCGGCGCCGTCGACCTGGCTGGAGCGGGCGCGGCCGTGGCGGTGGTCCGTGAGATCGGACCCATCGTGAGTGTTCTGGTGGTGGCCGGCGCCGGTGCCACCGCGATCTGCGCCGACCTCGGCTCGCGCAAGATCCGGGACGAGATCGATGCCATGGTGACCCTCGGCATCGATCCCATCCAGCGACTCGTCGTTCCGCGCGTCCTTGCCTCCATGCTGGTCGGCGTCGCGCTGAACGGAGTGGTGACCGTCGTCGGCATCGTGGGGGGCTACATCTTCTCGGTTGTCCTCCAGGGAGCCACGCCCGGTCTGTACGTCTCCGACCTGACCCTGCTCGTCGGTCTCGCGGACTTCATCACCTCCGAGATCAAGGCCGCTGTCTTCGGCATGTTGGCCGGTCTGACCGCGTGCTACCTCGGGCTGAATGCCAAGGGCGGCCCCAAGGGCGTTGGAGACGCCGTCAACCAGACCGTCGTCTTCGCCTTCATGCTGCTGTTCGCCGCCAACAGCGTGATCAGCGCCATCTTCCTCCAGATCAAGTTGGGAGCCTGA
- a CDS encoding ABC transporter permease — MAVHATTPRPRQRALRLGHVASRPAQGLRNLGDQLGFHTSAYRAMPRAIRSYPKEIIRLLAEVSLGSGALALIGGTVLVIGFLTAASGIEVGLQAYTSFDNIGVSALSGFFSAYFNTREVAPIISGIALTATVGAGFTAQIGAMRVSEEIDAIEVMAVPPIPYLVTTRIIAGLIAVVPLFTIALMSCWLATELVVTVGYGQASGTYEHYFDTFLVPTDLFLAGIKVLIMALVIVSVCCFHGFRASGGPAGVGQAVGRAVRSALIATMFVDLIFALAVWGGPSVHIAG, encoded by the coding sequence ATGGCGGTCCACGCCACCACGCCGCGTCCGAGGCAGCGAGCGCTGCGCCTGGGCCACGTGGCGAGTCGACCGGCCCAGGGGCTTCGAAATCTTGGCGACCAGCTCGGCTTCCACACCTCGGCCTATCGTGCGATGCCGCGCGCGATCCGAAGCTACCCCAAGGAGATCATCCGGCTGCTCGCCGAGGTGTCCCTCGGCTCGGGTGCCCTGGCCCTGATCGGCGGCACCGTGCTGGTCATCGGCTTCCTGACGGCCGCATCCGGAATCGAGGTGGGGCTGCAGGCCTACACCTCTTTCGACAACATCGGGGTCTCCGCGCTGTCGGGCTTCTTCTCGGCGTACTTCAACACCCGTGAGGTCGCCCCCATCATCTCCGGCATCGCGCTCACCGCCACGGTCGGCGCCGGTTTCACCGCCCAGATCGGAGCGATGCGGGTCAGCGAGGAGATCGACGCGATCGAGGTCATGGCTGTGCCTCCCATCCCGTACCTCGTCACCACCCGCATCATCGCCGGCTTGATCGCCGTCGTGCCGTTGTTCACGATCGCCCTGATGTCCTGCTGGCTGGCCACCGAGCTCGTGGTGACGGTCGGTTACGGCCAGGCGTCCGGCACCTACGAGCACTACTTCGACACCTTCCTCGTGCCCACTGACCTCTTCCTGGCCGGCATCAAGGTCCTGATCATGGCGCTGGTCATCGTGTCCGTGTGCTGCTTCCACGGGTTCCGTGCCAGTGGAGGGCCGGCTGGAGTGGGTCAGGCGGTGGGGCGGGCGGTCCGCTCTGCGCTGATCGCCACCATGTTCGTCGACCTGATCTTCGCGCTCGCCGTCTGGGGCGGGCCGTCGGTCCACATCGCGGGGTGA
- a CDS encoding MCE family protein gives MVQARGIDRQFLSGLTIIVLLAAVVVGTLMQYNGVFRPSVDVVVEADRAGITMAPGAPVKLYGVEVGAVSDVDIDGDRAEITLELEPDQADSVPRDVTAQLVPPTAFGAKYVQLTVPEGASSESIEAGDVIPASATTVEVDEAFTNLSAVLEAARPAQVSEALSAVAGTVDQRGEMLGELITLTDNYLTSFNPSLPALSEDLRRLDDVAAVYDLARDDLITTFDGAATTLETVVEQQASLRALELSLTSFSSEGDALLRDSGQGLSTSLRLLDPVTRSLARYSPELPCLIEGLAQGNELAELAVGGTNPGITTFTHVVRGREPYQYSSDLKLLGENRGPNCFGLPYVTPEEASLTYEPTFATGVNPFTQSSEGAPGSADVLDILGIGGR, from the coding sequence ATGGTGCAAGCTCGAGGGATCGACCGGCAGTTCCTGTCCGGCCTGACCATCATCGTCCTGCTGGCGGCGGTCGTCGTGGGAACGCTCATGCAGTACAACGGGGTCTTCCGGCCCAGCGTCGACGTCGTGGTCGAGGCGGACCGCGCTGGGATCACCATGGCGCCGGGGGCGCCGGTGAAGCTGTACGGCGTCGAGGTCGGCGCCGTGAGCGACGTCGATATCGACGGCGACCGTGCCGAGATCACCCTCGAGCTGGAGCCGGACCAGGCCGACTCCGTGCCACGCGACGTCACCGCGCAACTCGTGCCGCCGACCGCATTCGGTGCCAAGTACGTCCAGCTGACTGTCCCGGAGGGAGCGAGCTCGGAGTCGATCGAAGCCGGCGACGTCATCCCGGCGAGCGCCACCACGGTGGAAGTGGACGAGGCATTCACCAATCTCAGCGCCGTCCTCGAGGCTGCACGCCCAGCCCAGGTCAGCGAAGCCTTGAGCGCTGTGGCGGGGACTGTGGACCAGCGTGGTGAGATGCTGGGAGAGCTCATCACCCTGACCGATAACTACTTGACGTCCTTCAATCCCTCGCTCCCGGCCCTCAGCGAGGACCTGCGGCGCCTCGACGACGTGGCCGCGGTGTACGACCTGGCCCGGGACGATCTCATCACCACCTTCGATGGTGCGGCCACGACGTTGGAGACGGTGGTCGAGCAGCAGGCGTCGCTGCGCGCCCTGGAGCTGAGCCTCACCTCCTTCAGCAGCGAGGGCGATGCCCTGTTGAGGGACAGCGGTCAGGGACTCAGCACCTCCTTGCGGTTGCTCGATCCCGTGACCCGGTCACTGGCCCGGTACTCCCCGGAGCTGCCGTGTCTCATCGAGGGCCTGGCCCAGGGCAACGAGCTCGCGGAGCTCGCGGTGGGAGGCACCAATCCGGGCATCACCACCTTCACCCACGTGGTCCGCGGTCGGGAGCCCTACCAGTACTCGTCCGACCTCAAGCTGCTGGGCGAGAACCGGGGTCCCAACTGCTTCGGCCTGCCGTACGTGACGCCGGAGGAGGCGTCGCTCACCTATGAGCCGACCTTCGCGACCGGGGTGAATCCGTTCACACAGTCATCCGAGGGAGCCCCTGGCTCCGCCGACGTGCTCGATATTTTGGGAATAGGGGGTCGCTGA